In Myxococcus stipitatus, the following are encoded in one genomic region:
- the era gene encoding GTPase Era produces MASPKNHRSGFAALIGRPNVGKSTLLNALTGEKIAIVSGKPQTTRNRILGVVTRPEGQVAFIDTPGIHQAKGELNRYMVETALQAAEEVDLVLFLIEPPAGEKFEVSPGNRTILERLQKLRKPTFLVINKIDSLPKAALLPLIDLYRTEFPFAEVVPISAREKDGVERLFQAVLGHLPEGERIFDEDMLTDQQERTLVGEYIREQVLRHCRQEIPYSTAVLVDIFDESEREPRPGTPPGQLGGLIRIAASIYVERDSQKAIIIGKQGQMLKTIGTDARKSVQRLLGAHVYLDLRVRVEPRWSERPEGLKKLGYD; encoded by the coding sequence ATGGCCTCTCCCAAGAACCACCGCAGCGGCTTCGCCGCGCTCATCGGACGCCCCAACGTGGGCAAGAGCACCCTGCTCAACGCGCTCACCGGTGAGAAGATCGCCATCGTCTCTGGCAAGCCACAGACGACCCGCAACCGCATCCTCGGCGTGGTGACCCGCCCCGAGGGGCAGGTCGCTTTCATCGACACTCCCGGCATCCACCAGGCCAAGGGAGAGCTCAACCGCTACATGGTGGAGACGGCGCTCCAGGCCGCTGAGGAGGTGGACCTGGTCCTCTTCCTCATCGAGCCGCCCGCGGGTGAGAAGTTCGAGGTGAGCCCCGGCAACCGGACCATCCTCGAGCGGCTCCAGAAGCTGCGCAAGCCCACCTTCCTGGTCATCAACAAGATCGACAGCCTGCCCAAGGCGGCGCTGTTGCCGCTCATCGACCTGTACCGCACCGAGTTCCCGTTCGCGGAGGTGGTCCCCATCTCCGCGCGGGAGAAGGACGGCGTGGAGCGCCTGTTCCAGGCGGTGCTGGGCCACCTGCCAGAAGGCGAGCGCATCTTCGACGAGGACATGCTCACGGACCAGCAGGAGCGCACGCTGGTGGGCGAGTACATCCGCGAGCAGGTGCTTCGTCACTGCCGCCAGGAGATTCCGTACTCCACGGCGGTGTTGGTCGACATCTTCGACGAGTCCGAGCGGGAGCCCCGCCCCGGGACGCCGCCGGGACAGTTGGGGGGCCTCATCCGCATCGCGGCGTCCATCTACGTGGAGCGCGACAGCCAGAAGGCCATCATCATTGGCAAGCAGGGGCAGATGCTGAAGACGATTGGCACGGACGCGCGCAAGTCCGTGCAGCGCCTGTTGGGCGCGCACGTCTATCTGGACCTGCGTGTCCGCGTGGAGCCGCGTTGGAGCGAGCGCCCCGAGGGCCTCAAGAAGCTGGGATACGACTGA
- the der gene encoding ribosome biogenesis GTPase Der encodes MKPLVAIVGRPNVGKSTLFNRLIGRRLALVEDMPGVTRDRHYADAEWGGRSFTFIDTGGFVPGEKDSLLQQVREQAQLAVEECDVIVFVTDGREGVTPADESVAGYLRKSGKPVIVAANKLDNTSGTMQAQAADFYKLGLGEVHPLSAEHNLGVNGLFDEVVEKLPPKQEGEGDTAPPDDGIIRVAIIGRPNVGKSTLVNAILKEKRVVASDVPGTTRDPVDSPLTYKERKLILTDTAGIRRKKTIAHQVEKFSVVAALKVMERSDVAVLLMDATEPAVDQDAKLAGLAEERGRALVIVVNKWDLVDTDARRQEAYRESLKHALKFVGYAPIIFTSALTGSKVEKVVDVAVELAEQFRFRAPTPQLNRLLEHMVDNHPAPIVKGKPLRLYYIAQVAAAPPTFALTCNHPEGVPDMYKRYITNQLRKTFDLRVPIRLIFRARPGQAKRAARKKPHLQGKH; translated from the coding sequence ATGAAGCCGCTGGTCGCGATTGTCGGACGCCCCAACGTGGGCAAGAGCACGCTGTTCAACCGCCTCATCGGCCGGCGCCTCGCGCTGGTGGAGGACATGCCGGGCGTGACGAGGGACCGCCACTACGCCGACGCGGAGTGGGGAGGGCGCTCGTTCACCTTCATCGACACGGGCGGCTTCGTCCCTGGCGAGAAGGACTCGCTGCTCCAGCAGGTGCGGGAGCAGGCGCAGCTCGCCGTGGAGGAGTGTGACGTCATCGTCTTCGTCACCGACGGCCGCGAGGGCGTGACGCCCGCGGACGAGTCGGTGGCGGGCTACCTGCGCAAGAGCGGCAAGCCGGTGATTGTCGCGGCCAACAAGCTGGACAACACGTCCGGCACGATGCAGGCGCAGGCGGCGGACTTCTACAAGCTGGGCCTGGGCGAGGTGCATCCCCTGTCCGCCGAGCACAACCTCGGGGTCAACGGCCTGTTCGACGAGGTCGTGGAGAAGCTGCCGCCGAAGCAGGAAGGCGAGGGTGACACGGCGCCTCCGGATGACGGCATCATCCGCGTGGCCATCATCGGCCGGCCCAACGTGGGCAAGAGCACGCTGGTCAACGCGATCCTCAAGGAGAAGCGCGTGGTGGCCAGCGACGTGCCGGGCACGACGCGTGACCCGGTGGACTCGCCGCTGACGTACAAGGAGCGCAAGCTCATCCTCACGGACACCGCGGGCATCCGGCGCAAGAAGACGATCGCGCACCAGGTGGAGAAGTTCTCCGTGGTGGCGGCGCTCAAGGTGATGGAGCGCAGCGACGTGGCGGTGCTGTTGATGGACGCCACGGAGCCGGCGGTGGACCAGGACGCGAAGCTGGCGGGACTGGCCGAGGAGCGCGGCCGCGCGCTGGTCATCGTGGTGAACAAGTGGGACCTGGTGGACACCGACGCACGGCGCCAGGAGGCGTACCGGGAATCGCTCAAGCACGCGCTGAAGTTCGTGGGCTACGCGCCCATCATCTTCACGTCGGCGCTGACTGGCTCCAAGGTGGAGAAGGTGGTGGACGTGGCGGTGGAGCTGGCGGAGCAGTTCCGGTTCCGGGCGCCCACGCCGCAGCTCAACCGGCTGTTGGAGCACATGGTGGACAACCACCCGGCGCCCATCGTGAAGGGCAAGCCGCTGCGTCTGTACTACATCGCACAGGTGGCCGCGGCGCCCCCGACGTTCGCCCTGACGTGCAACCATCCGGAGGGCGTCCCGGACATGTACAAGCGGTACATCACCAATCAGCTTCGCAAGACGTTCGACCTGCGAGTCCCCATCCGGCTCATCTTCCGGGCGCGGCCTGGTCAGGCGAAGCGCGCGGCTCGCAAGAAGCCTCACCTTCAGGGGAAGCACTGA